In Thunnus maccoyii chromosome 11, fThuMac1.1, whole genome shotgun sequence, one genomic interval encodes:
- the LOC121907359 gene encoding cytochrome c oxidase copper chaperone, translating into MSTLSAASVETAAVTDSTEQKKPLKPCCACPETKKVRDACIIEKGEENCTELIEAHKDCMRQLGFKI; encoded by the exons ATGTCGACCCTGTCTGCTGCCAGCGTGGAGACTGCTGCTGTGACTGACAGCACAGAGCAGAagaaaccattaaaaccatgCTGTGCTTGTCCTGAAACAAAGAAAGTCAGGGATGCATG caTCATTGAAAAGGGAGAGGAAAACTGCACAGAACTCATTGAGGCACACAAAGATTGCATGAGGCAGCTTGGATTCAAGATTTAA